The sequence below is a genomic window from Zhongshania aliphaticivorans.
GCTGGTTCTCCTCGAAATCTATTTAGGTAGAGCGTCGTGTCTAACCCTAGGGGGTAGAGCACTGTTTGGGCTAGGGGGTCATCCCGACTTACCAACCCCATGCAAACTCCGAATACCTAGGAGTTCAATCACGGCAGACAGACAGCGGGTGCTAACGTCCGTTGTCAAGAGGGAAACAACCCAGACCGCCAGCTAAGGTCCCTAATACACATTAAGTGGGAAACGATGTGGGAAGGCTTAGACAGCTAGGAGGTTGGCTTAGAAGCAGCCACCCTTTAAAGAAAGCGTAATAGCTCACTAGTCGAGTCGGCCTGCGCGGAAGATATAACGGGGCTAAATGTGTAACCGAAGCTGCGGATGCGTGCTTGCACGCATGGTAGAGGAGCGTTCTGTAAGCCTGCGAAGGTGAATCGAGAGGTTTGCTGGAGGTATCAGAAGTGCGAATGCTGACATGAGTAACGACAAGGGGAGTGAAAAACTCCCCCGCCGGAAGACCAAGGTTTCCTGTCCCATGTTAATCAGGACAGGGTTAGTCGGCCCCTAAGGCGAGGCAGAAATGCGTAGTCGATGGAAAACGGGTTAATATTCCCGTACTTGTTATAACTGCGATGGAGGGACGGAGTAGGCTAGGCGATCGCGGCGATGGTTGTCCGCGTTTAAGCTCGTAGGCTGGGGGATTAGGCAAATCCGGTTCCCTAAGGCTGAGAAGCGAATACGAGTCCTCTTTTGGACGAAGTCGTTGATGCCATGCTTCCAAGAAAAGCTTCTAAGCTTCAGGTTATAACAAACCGTACCCCAAACCGACACAGGTGGTCAGGTAGAGAATACCAAGGCGCTTGAGAGAACTCGGGTGAAGGAACTAGGCAAAATGGTACCGTAACTTCGGGAGAAGGTACGCTCCCTTTGGTGATCGGACTTGCTCCGTAAGCTGAGGGGAGTCGAAGTGACCAGGTGGCTGCAACTGTTTATCAAAAACATAGCACTGTGCAAACACGAAAGTGGACGTATACGGTGTGACGCCTGCCCGGTGCCGGAAGGTTAATTGATGGGGTTAGCGCAAGCGAAGCTCTTGATCGAAGCCCCGGTAAACGGCGGCCGTAACTATAACGGTCCTAAGGTAGCGAAATTCCTTGTCGGGTAAGTTCCGACCTGCACGAATGGCGTAATGATGGCCACGCTGTCTCCACCCGAGACTCAGTGAAATTGAATTTGCGGTTAAGATGCCGTATACCCGCGGCTAGACGGAAAGACCCCGTGAACCTTTACTATAGCTTCACAGTGGACTCTGATATTACTTGTGTAGGATAGCTGGGAGGCTTTGAAACTTAGGCGCTAGCTTAGGTGGAGCCAATCTTGAAATACCAGCCTGGTACTGTTGGGGTTCTAACTCTGGACCATTATCTGGTTCGAGGACATTGTGTGGTGGGTAGTTTGACTGGGGCGGTCTCCTCCCAAAGAGTAACGGAGGAGCACGAAGGTGCGCTAAGCATGGTCGGAAATCATGCGGTTAGTGTAATGGCATAAGCGCGCTTGACTGCGAGACTGACAAGTCGAGCAGGTACGAAAGTAGGTCATAGTGATCCGGTGGTTCTGTATGGAAGGGCCATCGCTCAACGGATAAAAGGTACTCCGGGGATAACAGGCTGATACCGCCCAAGAGTTCACATCGACGGCGGTGTTTGGCACCTCGATGTCGGCTCATCACATCCTGGGGCTGAAGCCGGTCCCAAGGGTATGGCTGTTCGCCATTTAAAGTGGTACGCGAGCTGGGTTCAGAACGTCGTGAGACAGTTCGGTCCCTATCTGCCGTGGGCGTTGGAGATTTGAGGAAAGCTGCTTCTAGTACGAGAGGACCGAAGTGGACGAACCTCTGGTGTTCGGGTTGTATCGCCAGATGCATTGCCCGGTAGCTACGTTCGGACGGGATAAGCGCTGAAAGCATCTAAGCGCGAAGCCTCTTCCAAGATTAGATCTCCCTGGGGCCTTGAGCCCCCTAAAGAGCCGTTCAAGACCAGGACGTTGATAGGCAGGGTGTGTAAGTGCTGCGAGGCATTGAGCTAACCTGTACTAATTGCTCGTGAGGCTTGACCATATAATTAAGTGGTCTTGTTGTCACAATGAAGAAACTGCAGCGGATTGTTGCGTGTAGTGAGAGCTACACACATGAGAAAACTTGTTTATATCAGCTTATTTACCACCTTATTTGGATTGAATGACGCAGTACGAAAGTACGTAAGACACCTCATTTAACCAAGCCAGTTTGCCTGGCGACCATAGAGACATGGTACCACCTGATCCCATCCCGAACTCAGAAGTGAAACGTGTCATCGCCGATGGTAGTTTGGGGTTTCCCCATGCGAGAGTAGGTCATCGCCAGGCTTCTAAATAAAATACCCCGTTCAGCTTATGCTGGACGGGGTTTTTTATTTAGGACGCGAGGAGCGTCTCTCACTAAATATCGGGCTCATGCGACAAACTCTGTTCTGCAAGAACGAGTTTGGTGCGACGTAGCGCAGCGAAGGCGTCGCGTAGCGATTGGAAGCACTGCTTCCAACACAAAGTAGGTCATCACTACGCGCCAAACTTTATTAAGTACTGCAACGCTGGTTTTTTAGTTTTTTTATAACCCGCAGTACCCCCAGACAGCTCCACGCTAGACGGGAGACGGAAGACGCAAAAGAAAAAATCAACACCAAGTCTTTGGTTCCCAGTCTTGCGCATACCCACAAAAAAGCCCCAGCAGGAAACCCTGCTGGGGCTTTATGTTTTTAGCGTCTTCCGTCTCCCGTCACGCATCTCCCGAGCACGGTGAGTTCACCGTCTCCCGCGTTAAGATCAAATCCCGCCAAGGCACATATACTTAATTTCCATATAGTCCTCAATGCCGTACTTCGAGCCTTCACGGCCAAAGCCCGACTCTTTAATACCGCCGAAGGGAGCCATCTCGTTAGAGATCAAGCCTTCGTTAATACCCACTATGCCGTATTCCAGGGCTTCGCCAAAACGCCATACCCGGCTGATGTCGCTGGTGTAGAAATAGGAGGCAAGGCCAAATTCCGTGTTGTTGGCTGATGCAAGTACGTCTTCTTCGGTGTCGAAAATGGAAATGGCAGCGACAGGGCCGAATATTTCATCGCGGCTAATTTGCATATCTTTGGTCACGCCGCTAATTAGGGTTGGGGGGTAGAAGTGGGTGTCTATATCTCCGGCGTTAGTATTCACCTCTGCCTGATATAACACTGTCGCACCTTTGGTGATGGCGTCGTCTACGAGTGACGTTACCTTGGCGACTGCCTTGGTCGTTATAAGCGGGCCGATGTTAACGTCGGTGCGGCTGCCATTACCGGTATGAAGGCCCTTCATCGCCGTGCTGAGCTTTTCGGCAAAGGCCTCGTGTATGTCACGTTGTATGTAGATGCGATTGGTGCAAACACAGGTTTGCCCCGCGTTGCGAAATTTGGAGCTCATTAAGCCTTTTATCGCTAAATCGAGATTGGCATCGTTGAACACAATAAAAGGCGCGTTGCCCCCCAGCTCCATAGAGGTCTTTTTAACCGTGCCAGCGCATTGTTCTAGTAATGTTTTCCCTACCTGGGTCGAACCTGTAAAACTTAATTTACTGACCAAGGGGCTGCTAGTCATTACTTTGCCGATGGTGGGTGCGCTGCTGCTACAAACTATATTAAAGACGCCCGCAGGGATTCCCGCTTGTTCGGCAAGAACGGCCAATGCGATTGCAGATAAAGGGGTTTCATGTGCGGGTTTGGCTACAAAGGTGCATCCGGCCGCGAGTGCCGGAGCCGCTTTGCGGGCAAGCATGGCATTTGGAAAATTCCATGGGGTTATGGACGCTACAACACCAATAGGCTGCTTAATAACAAATAAACGCTGGCTGCTGTTGGGGGGCGCGATAATATCGCCATAGACGCGCTTTGCTTCTTCGGCAAACCATTCGATATAGCTGGCGCCATAGGCAATTTCACCCTTGGCCTCAGCCAAAGGTTTACCTTGTTCAGTAGTTAATATCAGCGCTAGATCGTCTTGATTTTCCATGATGAGATCAAACCAGCGACGCAATAATTTAGCGCGTTCTTTCACGGTTAGCGCTGCCCAAGAAGGTTTGGCTGCGTAGGCCGCAGCAATTGCTCGCTCGGCATCCTGATCATTTAAATCGGCGACATTCAGTATAGTTTCGCCGGTTGACGGGTTTTGAACGGCAAAAGTTTTAAGGTCCTCGCCCTGCTGCCAAATACCAGCAATATAAGATTCGCCTCTAAGAAGATTGGGGTTGCGAAGTTGCATAACCAATACCTATTTATGTCGATTGAGGATCAATTGCACATCCTACTGCCAGCTAGCGAGGTATTCAATGTAGATGCGGGATACGTAGGGTAAGGCGGACTATATACGTAATAATATTCAGCTAAATTAAAATCCGGAATTGTCCGCTTTATATTGAACTTATTGGTTTGTCATATAACTGAAATACCTGCTTCATATATCTGTCACCAAATCTCCCTAAGATGTGCCCCATTAATACAATCCTAGAAAACCTTAGAGTCTGTTCCGGAGATAAGTTCATATGAAAAAAATATTTGCACTGACAGCAATGTCATCAGCACTACTGCTTGCAGCTTGTGGTGGCGGCGATATTAATCTGAGCCCAACTAATATCGATAATAGTGTTGATAATAGTACTAGTAACGGTGGTAGTGGTGGTTCAAACCCATGTGCATCGTATGTTGAATCAGGTCAGACCTATCAGGGGCAGGTTGTTGGTGCTGACTGTTTCTATCCTGCTAGCTTCGTAAGCTCTGCTAACCCAATTACCGCTCCTACGGTGAAGTTCCAGACCATAGCTGGTGTTCACGAATTTGCAGATAGTTTGTTTATAGGTGATGACGTTGATGCGCAAGCTGCTGCTGCCGGCACATTAATTCCACAAGAAGGTGAAGGCACCAAGTTAACAATCGATGCCGGTGTCACCATGGTATTTAAGCGTCCAGAAAGTTATGTGCGTATAGCGCGTGGTTCGCAAATCTTTGCGGAAGGCACCCCCGGCTCGCCAATCACCTTTACGGCAGATGAAGACATCGATGGCGTAGCCACTGAAGACGACCGCGGTCTTTGGGGTGGTTTGCAAATTAATGGTAACGGCAAGACTAACAAGTGCCATGACGGTACTGCTTCAGGCTCTGGTACTGGCGCGGTGAGCGATTTTGTTGCTACCGCAAACAATGTTCATAACTGTAATCAAGAGGCAGAAGGGCAGCCAGCCACTTACGGTGGTAATAACAATGCAGAAAGCTCAGGTGTACTGAAATATGTGGTCGTTAAACACGCTGGTTTTGAAGTTATCGACGGTAATGAGTTGAATGCTGTCACTTTAAACGGTGTTGGTAGCGGGACTATTATCAGTCATGTTCAGGCTTACACCACTCAAGACGACGGTTTTGAAATGTTTGGTGGTGCGGTCAATCTAGATCACATTGTTGTCGTTAATGCGGGTGATGATTCAATCGATTACTCGGAAGGTTATAA
It includes:
- a CDS encoding NAD-dependent succinate-semialdehyde dehydrogenase, which gives rise to MQLRNPNLLRGESYIAGIWQQGEDLKTFAVQNPSTGETILNVADLNDQDAERAIAAAYAAKPSWAALTVKERAKLLRRWFDLIMENQDDLALILTTEQGKPLAEAKGEIAYGASYIEWFAEEAKRVYGDIIAPPNSSQRLFVIKQPIGVVASITPWNFPNAMLARKAAPALAAGCTFVAKPAHETPLSAIALAVLAEQAGIPAGVFNIVCSSSAPTIGKVMTSSPLVSKLSFTGSTQVGKTLLEQCAGTVKKTSMELGGNAPFIVFNDANLDLAIKGLMSSKFRNAGQTCVCTNRIYIQRDIHEAFAEKLSTAMKGLHTGNGSRTDVNIGPLITTKAVAKVTSLVDDAITKGATVLYQAEVNTNAGDIDTHFYPPTLISGVTKDMQISRDEIFGPVAAISIFDTEEDVLASANNTEFGLASYFYTSDISRVWRFGEALEYGIVGINEGLISNEMAPFGGIKESGFGREGSKYGIEDYMEIKYMCLGGI